The proteins below are encoded in one region of Sphingobium yanoikuyae:
- the mrdA gene encoding penicillin-binding protein 2, protein MKFPTPKRKIVTEATQSFTFSRRAMVVGGLQGAIGALLVGRMGWISIAENEKYQLLSESNRVNLTLIPPRRGWIVDRNGRPLANNRTDFRVDLIPQRIVDAEATVGHLAQLLSLQPDDVERIKEELDKSAGFRPVQVADKLTYDQFAAVSVRLTDLPGVAPSQGFSRHYPAGATVGHLLGYVGAATAEDYKKRKDPLLITPGFKVGKDGLERAYDEHLTGKPGAKRVEVTARGKIVRELTTRPDTPGNPIKLTIDAGLQEYAGRRLATQSGAVVVIDCHNGDVLACASMPSFDPNSFSDGISHLEWEMLSKDDHVPLRNKVLQGLYPPGSTVKPMVALALLEAGVSPAETVSCGGAIRVGNTLFHCHKKRGHGPLNMRGAIAQSCDIYFYQMAQRIGMDRIASMARRVGMGQRFDLPFPSQSYGTVPDPAWKLKKYNQKWQVYDTVNATIGQGYMLINPLQMAVMAARLATGRQLMPNFLHGAARPEPALVGVPEEHLVTIRDAMSAVVNGGGTGGAARMSIPNVLIAGKTGTAQVRRITMAERAGGVRGNAGLPFKLRDHALFQGFAPFDNPRYAIACIIEHGGHTIRNEDAPMIASDTMSYLFDPQKAMEKLVTLEKGWGGTPAERQARQMAAFRLAKAIEKGQAPPPAAAANGSEAANATAPTASTPAASPPPPAPSSAEPDDGDDLPAPPGPGNP, encoded by the coding sequence ATGAAATTCCCGACGCCCAAGCGCAAGATCGTCACCGAAGCCACCCAGAGTTTCACCTTCAGCCGCCGGGCCATGGTGGTCGGCGGGCTGCAGGGCGCAATCGGCGCATTGCTGGTCGGCCGCATGGGCTGGATCAGCATTGCCGAGAACGAGAAATATCAGCTCCTGTCGGAAAGCAATCGCGTCAACCTGACGCTGATCCCGCCCCGGCGCGGCTGGATCGTTGATCGCAACGGCCGTCCGCTGGCCAATAACCGCACCGATTTCCGCGTCGACCTGATCCCGCAGCGGATCGTCGATGCCGAGGCGACGGTGGGCCATCTGGCGCAACTCCTCTCGCTCCAGCCCGACGATGTCGAGCGGATCAAGGAGGAACTGGACAAGTCGGCCGGCTTCCGCCCGGTCCAGGTCGCCGACAAGCTGACCTATGACCAGTTCGCCGCCGTTTCCGTCCGCCTGACCGACCTGCCCGGCGTCGCGCCGAGCCAGGGCTTTTCGCGCCATTATCCGGCCGGTGCCACGGTCGGCCATCTGCTCGGCTATGTCGGCGCGGCGACCGCGGAAGACTATAAGAAGCGCAAGGATCCACTGCTCATCACGCCGGGCTTCAAGGTCGGCAAGGACGGGCTGGAGCGCGCCTATGACGAGCATCTGACCGGCAAGCCCGGCGCCAAGCGGGTGGAAGTCACTGCGCGTGGCAAGATCGTGCGCGAACTGACCACCCGCCCCGATACGCCGGGCAACCCGATCAAGCTGACGATCGACGCGGGCCTGCAGGAATATGCCGGCCGGCGCCTCGCCACCCAGAGCGGCGCGGTTGTGGTGATCGACTGCCATAATGGCGATGTGCTGGCCTGCGCATCTATGCCCAGCTTCGACCCCAACAGCTTTTCCGACGGCATCAGCCATCTGGAATGGGAAATGCTGTCGAAGGACGACCATGTCCCGCTGCGCAACAAGGTGCTACAGGGCCTCTATCCGCCCGGATCGACGGTCAAGCCGATGGTGGCGCTGGCGCTGCTGGAGGCGGGCGTGTCGCCAGCCGAAACGGTCAGTTGCGGCGGCGCAATCCGCGTCGGCAACACATTGTTCCACTGCCACAAGAAGCGCGGCCATGGCCCGCTCAACATGCGCGGCGCGATCGCCCAGAGCTGCGACATCTATTTCTACCAGATGGCCCAGCGGATCGGCATGGACCGCATCGCCAGCATGGCCCGGCGCGTCGGCATGGGCCAGCGTTTCGACCTGCCCTTCCCCAGCCAGAGCTATGGCACGGTCCCAGACCCGGCGTGGAAGCTCAAGAAATATAACCAGAAATGGCAGGTGTACGACACCGTCAACGCGACCATCGGCCAGGGCTATATGCTGATCAATCCGCTACAGATGGCGGTGATGGCAGCGCGGCTGGCGACCGGACGGCAGTTGATGCCCAATTTCCTGCATGGCGCGGCCCGACCCGAGCCGGCACTGGTCGGCGTGCCCGAGGAGCATCTGGTGACGATCCGCGACGCGATGAGCGCGGTGGTCAATGGCGGCGGCACCGGCGGCGCGGCGCGCATGAGCATCCCTAATGTGCTGATCGCCGGCAAGACCGGCACCGCGCAGGTGCGTCGCATCACCATGGCGGAGCGCGCTGGCGGGGTGCGCGGCAATGCCGGCCTGCCTTTCAAGCTGCGCGACCATGCCCTGTTCCAGGGCTTCGCGCCGTTCGACAATCCTCGCTATGCCATCGCCTGCATCATCGAACATGGCGGCCACACCATCCGCAACGAGGATGCGCCGATGATCGCCAGCGACACCATGTCCTATCTGTTCGATCCGCAAAAGGCGATGGAGAAGCTGGTCACGCTGGAAAAGGGCTGGGGCGGCACCCCGGCCGAACGCCAGGCCCGGCAGATGGCCGCGTTCCGCCTGGCCAAGGCGATCGAGAAGGGACAGGCGCCGCCGCCGGCCGCCGCCGCCAATGGCAGCGAGGCCGCCAATGCGACCGCGCCAACCGCCAGCACGCCCGCCGCCAGCCCGCCACCACCGGCCCCGTCATCGGCTGAGCCCGATGATGGCGACGACCTGCCCGCGCCCCCCGGCCCTGGAAACCCGTAA
- the mreD gene encoding rod shape-determining protein MreD, whose amino-acid sequence MIDRNLPPVPRLGRHPSRWRLAGTPVVTVMLGSMMTILPVIAQSPAMPPFGLLILLAWRLLRPELWRAWVGLPLGLFDDMMSGQPIGSAMFLWTVMLIGIDAIEHRLVWRSYRQDWLIATMAIIFCLAGGVFFARITGGGPVKLLLVAPQMLWTILLFPFVVRQCARIDRWRVMA is encoded by the coding sequence ATGATCGATCGCAATCTGCCGCCGGTTCCCCGCCTGGGCCGCCATCCGTCGCGCTGGCGCCTGGCGGGAACGCCGGTGGTGACCGTGATGCTGGGGTCGATGATGACGATCCTGCCCGTCATCGCCCAGTCGCCGGCGATGCCGCCCTTCGGCCTGCTGATCCTGCTGGCCTGGCGACTGCTGCGCCCGGAATTGTGGCGCGCCTGGGTCGGCCTGCCGCTCGGCCTGTTCGACGACATGATGAGCGGCCAGCCGATCGGCTCGGCGATGTTCCTGTGGACCGTGATGCTGATCGGCATCGACGCGATCGAGCATCGGCTCGTCTGGCGCAGCTATCGTCAGGACTGGTTAATCGCGACCATGGCGATTATCTTCTGCCTGGCCGGCGGCGTCTTCTTCGCGCGGATTACCGGCGGAGGTCCTGTGAAACTGTTGCTGGTCGCGCCCCAAATGCTCTGGACGATATTGCTCTTTCCCTTCGTCGTCCGGCAATGCGCCCGGATCGACCGCTGGCGCGTGATGGCATGA
- the mreC gene encoding rod shape-determining protein MreC has translation MARPPSRRPGHNRKAQYSLFASYVVAMAGAAIALLLIVVAIFDPTGFAAIRTGTAEITRPLSTGMKRTVSGVSSIDEVLAAYWRAGSQNVGLRRQVEADRNRIIEAKGIAQENARLKKLLKLVDVDSSALLSARLISSSASSARRFARLNAGSWQGVRPGMPVRAAEGLIGRVHTTTPNTAEVLLLTDTSNIVPVRRANDNVPAISTGGGDGSLEIRALAAGRNPFKPGDLLVTSGIGGIFQPNIPVAVVVRVQGEIAYGVPLANPTKVDAVVVERAFEQIVTRPDPGVAATSDPNGLAAGNAATP, from the coding sequence ATGGCGCGGCCACCCAGCCGACGCCCCGGTCATAACCGGAAGGCGCAATATAGCCTCTTCGCCAGCTATGTGGTGGCAATGGCCGGGGCAGCGATCGCGCTGCTGCTGATCGTTGTCGCCATCTTCGATCCGACCGGCTTTGCCGCGATCCGGACAGGGACGGCGGAAATCACCCGCCCCCTGTCCACCGGCATGAAGCGGACGGTGAGCGGCGTCAGCTCGATCGACGAGGTTCTGGCCGCCTATTGGCGCGCCGGTTCCCAGAATGTCGGCCTGCGCCGTCAGGTCGAGGCCGATCGCAACCGGATCATCGAGGCAAAGGGCATCGCGCAGGAAAATGCGCGGCTCAAGAAGCTGTTGAAGCTGGTCGATGTCGACAGCAGCGCGCTGCTGTCGGCGCGCCTCATCAGTTCGTCCGCCAGCAGCGCGCGTCGCTTCGCCCGGCTCAACGCCGGCAGCTGGCAGGGCGTGCGTCCGGGCATGCCGGTCCGCGCAGCCGAGGGGCTGATCGGCCGCGTCCATACCACCACGCCCAACACCGCCGAAGTGCTGCTGCTGACCGACACGAGCAATATCGTGCCGGTGCGCCGCGCCAACGACAATGTCCCGGCCATTTCCACCGGCGGCGGCGACGGATCGCTGGAGATCCGCGCACTGGCGGCCGGTCGCAATCCGTTCAAGCCGGGCGATCTGCTGGTGACGTCGGGCATTGGCGGCATCTTCCAGCCCAATATCCCGGTCGCGGTGGTCGTCCGCGTCCAGGGCGAGATCGCCTATGGCGTGCCGCTCGCCAACCCGACCAAGGTCGATGCCGTGGTGGTCGAGCGCGCCTTCGAGCAGATCGTGACCCGCCCCGATCCGGGCGTGGCCGCGACCAGCGACCCCAATGGCCTGGCCGCCGGGAACGCCGCGACGCCATGA
- a CDS encoding rod shape-determining protein: MSIFSRLFKFSSQDMAIDLGTANTVVYVRGRGIVLNEPSVVAVETLNGVKRVKAVGDDAKLMMGKTPDSIEAIRPLRDGVIADIDVAEQMIKHFINKVHGGKHSPWRAPEIVICVPSGSTSVERRAIRDAASNAGASQVFLIEEPMAAAIGADMPVTEPIGSMVVDIGGGTTEVAVLSLRGLAYTTSVRVGGDKMDEAIVSFVRRHHNLLIGEATAERIKKQFGVAQPPEDGVGETIHIKGRDLVNGVPKEISINQGQIADALAEPISTIVEGVRIALENTAPELAADIVDQGIVLTGGGALLNGLDDELRDETGLPVTIAEDPLTCVAIGTGRAMEDPIFRGVLQTA, encoded by the coding sequence ATGTCGATCTTCTCGCGCCTCTTCAAATTTTCCTCCCAGGACATGGCCATCGACCTGGGCACCGCCAACACCGTGGTCTATGTCCGTGGCCGCGGCATCGTCCTCAATGAACCTTCCGTGGTCGCGGTCGAGACGCTGAACGGCGTCAAGCGCGTCAAGGCTGTCGGCGACGATGCCAAGCTGATGATGGGCAAGACCCCGGATTCGATCGAGGCGATCCGCCCGCTGCGCGACGGCGTCATCGCCGACATCGACGTGGCCGAGCAGATGATCAAGCATTTCATCAACAAGGTGCATGGCGGCAAGCACAGCCCCTGGCGCGCACCCGAGATCGTGATCTGCGTGCCATCGGGTTCGACCAGCGTCGAGCGCCGCGCCATCCGCGACGCCGCCAGCAATGCCGGTGCCAGCCAGGTGTTCCTGATCGAGGAACCGATGGCCGCCGCGATCGGCGCCGACATGCCGGTGACCGAACCGATCGGCTCGATGGTTGTCGATATCGGCGGCGGCACCACCGAAGTCGCCGTGCTGTCGCTGCGCGGCCTCGCCTACACCACCTCGGTCCGCGTCGGCGGCGACAAGATGGACGAGGCGATCGTCAGCTTCGTGCGTCGCCACCATAATCTGCTGATCGGCGAAGCCACCGCAGAACGCATCAAGAAGCAGTTCGGCGTCGCCCAGCCGCCCGAAGACGGCGTCGGCGAGACGATCCACATCAAGGGTCGCGACCTCGTCAACGGCGTGCCCAAGGAAATCAGCATCAACCAGGGCCAGATCGCCGACGCACTGGCCGAGCCGATCAGCACGATCGTCGAAGGCGTCCGCATCGCCCTGGAAAACACCGCGCCCGAACTGGCGGCCGACATTGTCGATCAGGGCATCGTCCTGACCGGTGGCGGCGCGCTGCTCAACGGCTTGGACGATGAACTGCGCGACGAGACCGGCCTGCCGGTCACCATCGCGGAAGATCCGCTGACCTGCGTCGCGATCGGCACCGGCCGCGCGATGGAGGATCCGATCTTCCGGGGCGTGTTGCAGACTGCCTGA